A single window of Sparus aurata chromosome 22, fSpaAur1.1, whole genome shotgun sequence DNA harbors:
- the id2b gene encoding DNA-binding protein inhibitor ID-2b — translation MRAGSPLLSAARRSSRSSRSRRSPLRGFKSPAASEAGPQVPVLRLRDINMYYRLLRRLVPGLPPGRAASRVEILQHVIDYILQLQTELDAPGSATGDPLYQDRPQSGQSSGTDTHTCQVK, via the coding sequence ATGAGAGCCGGCAGTCCGCTGCTGTCTGCGgccaggaggagcagcaggagcagcaggagcaggaggagtccTCTGCGGGGCTTCAAGAGCCCGGCGGCTTCGGAGGCCGGCCCGCAGGTCCCGGTGCTCCGGCTGCGGGACATTAACATGTATTACCGGCTGCTGAGGCGGCTGGTTCCGGGTCTGCCGCCCGGCCGGGCCGCCAGCCGGGTGGAGATCCTGCAGCACGTCATCGACTACATCCTGCAGCTGCAGACCGAGCTGGACGCACCCGGATCGGCAACGGGAGATCCGCTCTACCAGGACCGGCCACAGAGCGGCCAGAGCTCCGGtaccgacacacacacctgccaagTAAAGTGA
- the LOC115573866 gene encoding putative protein TPRXL, with amino-acid sequence MRRAWREREAFPAASAASRIPPSPACPSAPRTSAACWPAALRRAGPRPRATNLNRTPSNVTLNNNTNTQQGNRPRQPAEGSTSSSNPTSSSSSSDVILSPSSGTTSTSPPAPPPPPPGRAQQRECPSGSPEEGLKPGDRRRSAPCPRTRSPLARSGRASCDLTATRQDQEALRVEPAAAFSLLSQSQVI; translated from the coding sequence ATGAGGAGAGCCTGGCGAGAAAGAGAGGCCTTCCCAGCAGCCTCAGCGGCCTCCAGGATCCCGCCGTCGCCCGCATGTCCATCTGCTCCGAGGACCAGTGCAGCCTGCTGGCCAGCAGCCCTGAGGAGAGCTGGCCCTCGTCCAAGAGCTACAAACCTGAACCGCACGCCCAGCAACGTGACgctcaacaacaacaccaacacccaGCAGGGCAACCGCCCCCGCCAGCCTGCAGAgggctccacctcctcctccaaccccacctcctcctcctcctccagtgacGTCATCCTGTCCCCGAGCTCCGGCACCACCAGCACCTCACCTCcagctccaccaccacctccaccaggCCGGGCCCAACAACGAGAATGTCCGAGTGGTTCACCTGAAGAGGGCCTGAAGCCCGGAGACCGCCGGAGATCTGCACCGTGTCCTCGGACACGGTCACCTTTGGCGAGGAGCGGGAGAGCATCCTGTGACCTCACGGCGACCCGCCAAGATCAAGAAGCACTGAGAGTCGAACCAGCAGCCGCCTTCAGCCTCCTCAGCCAATCACAAGTCATTTAA